The window GATAATGACATCGACGGTACAACTCGATGATAACCATGCAGCCAAGGTTCCTTCAGAACAGCTGCGCCACGACAAACATCTGGAAAAATGTGTGACGccaatttttcatataaactCCGAAGAATCTTTGACACGTAATCGGAAGATCTTAAAGGTACGACGCCAAGGTGTTCCCGTCAGCCACTTTTTCTAAGAAACGGGTTCCAGACGGTCGCAATGACTGCGTCGCGAGCGTCGTGGATAATAGCCACGGAAAAATCAAAAGTTGATATTGTTACTATCGTAACGTCGTTATTTATTATGAGCAGGACCTGGAACTGGCAAAAGCACGTTTGAGGACTTACGCAGCTTATACGCCTACCGATCGAGAGTTGCAGGAACGCGCAGCGGAATATCGTAAACGCCTGCGGAAGTACAACCGAAAGTATGCTCCCTCGTAGCGTGGTACCGTTTCTACCGTAAGGTTCGAAGTACATGCTCCCGATCTGATAACTCGAGCCGAACGAACAAACTATCAAGTGAAAAGTTTGTTGATCGTTGGGATCGATGGATCAGACCGATAATTTGGACGGTGGCGTTACACCGACGACGATATGAACGAGGATCAGAAATTAAACGTTACATATGCGCGTgctgtaaatatgaattttaatacAGAACGAAATATATGGCCGGCGATGAtaacgaaataaaatattttatctcgATCAATTATAACTTCGTGATTGTTCTACGTAGAGAATATAAATGGTGTACTTACGGTGCGCAACGAATTCTTTTACCACGCGGAACCGACAGTTCACTGCGGGAACCACGAAGAAGACCGCGTAGAAACAAGTACGAACGATATTCACCTGTCCGAGTGGAATATTCACGTTCGTTTTCAACGTGTGACGGCATTATCGTCGCACGTAATTACTGACACGCTGAACATGTATATGTACGATAGGATAAGTTCGTTTCAGGAGCTGCCTGATAACGACCTAAACCAATAATTCGACAAAATGCCTCGTAGAATGCCGGCGCGTTAAATTTCCATCCACGAGCGTGAATTCCGCTTCTGACCTTCGCGAAACCCATAGAAATGTATATATTGCTGCTCGTAAAGTATTGCGGTAATTATTATCACGGGAAGCACCATTACGCTGCTTGCCGAATCGCCTCGAACGCGTAATTTACAACTAAGGCGTTCTCAGCGAGCGATCGCTACCTGAAACTCTCGCTTACCTGCTGTTTGAATACTACTTAGTAGTTGCTACTATGCCGATCAAAAATTTAAGAGGAACTGACACGTAACAGCCGCGACACGGGCAATGTGTCGCGGGGCAtataatttcatttcatttgtaCGTGGCATCGTACCGCAGCTGAGTAAACGAATTTGACATCGAAACTTTTCGGTTTGACCATTCTACGGTCTAAAAACATCTGTATCAATATGGGCTTCCCTATCTCGCGTATACCGTTTCATTTGCAACTCGATTCCAGTGGCAAAATGCAGTCGTCCCGTAACTCTGGAGAATGTTGTAATCGGATTTTTATGAGAAGGGCAGAAATGGAGGCGGCGAATGTAGTCAGATAATCGTTTTATTCTAACAATTCATCATAATAAATTACAAACGATAGTCTTGCCTTTAAATGCATTACGTACATATGTGCGTTGCAGCACCTGGCGTGAGACACATTCTCAAGAAcattttaaagaaaagaagttacgacggaaaaagaaaaaaaaatgatagcgTATATCGCTTCGAGGTCATTTATCGTCGAATGTTGCGTGTGGAAGCATAAAGGTctgggcacacatatcagtttcgtgACGGCACGtagaggggcgtagaggatctcttcttcttaccactggcaccgaactgatatgtgtgcccagACCTTAAACCGGTATACACCTTGCACTATGTTATTCGCGTATTGATGCGCTATCGCTATTGTGCGACGAACGTAATgtctatttgaaaaaaaaagaatgcacCGTTAGACGCTATGAAGGCAACGTTCATTGTCCTTGTAAATAGTAATTATCCGCTACCATCGATGTTATCCTTAACTCGTGACATGCACGTTAAAGATATTAAAGTGAATCCGAAATTTTACTTACACCCGGTATTACTTTTTCCCCAAAACGGTTTCAATACTTATACCAATGGAAGCTGgaaatatttctctatttccatTGTGCTTTGGAAAAGTAATACGCTTCTAATAAATATCACTTAATGCATACTAATAATACCGTATTTCGTTAAAAATTGTTCTACCATAAATTAGATCCCCTAATGTAAaccataaatatttcaaaagatCATCAGACACTTTAAAAGAACGTAAATTGTATACAGAACACGTTTGGTTACTGAATCAAAGATACAGATACATTAGCTAGTTTATATGGCTAATACAGCTgcaaaaaaagtaattttactATTTCTAACGGATTCTAGCTGTTTTGATGGtttacatttaaaatatatCGTGGTTAAGTACgtaaaaatttgataattatGGGCGCAACCCTTTCAGGATTATTCAAGTGTACAAAATGGTttccttccacttcatggtaCTCAAATCTTCTGGCATTTTTCTTTATTACATCTAATGTAGTCTGGTAGCTTTCAGGCTCATCAGAGACGTATCCTTTAGTAGCGCGAATATTAAGATAAGCGCACTTTATCTGAGCTGCATATGCCAATATTAGATCCATAGACAGCATACCCAAATAAGCAACCTGAAGAGTATAATATTAATAGCAAACTATTCACTATTCTATGTATTTTATGCAATTATTTGTAAACTAATGGTACGCTTACTTTCAATCGTGGATCGCGTGCGAAATAGTACTGGTCAGGCTGATAAGAGGGTAGCGCACCACGTTTCATTAATGTCACTATACCTTCCTTACACACAGCTCCGTTATAACCATTACTTGCTATTTGGATTATATCTTCGTACGTGTACGTTGGAACATTTTCAGGGTTCAAAGTATCGTATTccaaaaatttatcaatacaGGTGCCAGTCGCAGGAACTCTTTTTGCCACACTTCCAACAGTGGGGCCTGCCATATCTAAAGCTATCACGAATTCTGTATCATCTGGATAAGTTGCAGCATACAAAAATGCTACCGCTCCTCCTAAGGAATGTCCAAGTAGCTTCATCTACGTAAACAATGAATAATTATGAGCATAtactaaaataaaaagcgacgaaAGTAAGGAAGcgtgtaatttaaaattaaagtgaTCATTTCTCAATACGAATGAACTACGAATTTGTGATTGCATACATGCACACACATAAGCTTACATTTATATGTGGTAATGTTCACATTTGTTTTCGGTGATGCCATGATACAAAATacaatacaaaacaaaaaatgaaaattttcaaggGTGACTGTTACATGtgcacagtaattgtagaacaATGAGTGCAGTATTACGTGTATAGATTAATGTAAAGTTGGTTGCATTCCAATTAAAGACAGAGTGGTAAAATAAATCCACTCGCTAACCTTGCTCCATTTGAAATGCTTGACAATTCTACGCAGTAGAATAACACCGTCCCAGAAAGCATAATAGTACTGACTCTTTGGATAATGAGAAGATAAACCATGACCGGACATATCCAGACAAAGTACAGAAATGTCGTCAGGTAATAAAGGAATCAAGGTGTCGAAGCTGCCAGCATTGTCCTGGCGTCCGTGTAGTGCCACTATCGGTTCGACATTCTTGGGGCCCCACCATTTGCCTGTAGATAAGCGATAATTATATCatgataaaattaataatattaaagtgACCGCTT is drawn from Andrena cerasifolii isolate SP2316 chromosome 8, iyAndCera1_principal, whole genome shotgun sequence and contains these coding sequences:
- the LOC143372668 gene encoding putative serine hydrolase isoform X1, encoding MSAVDQSTAPTDRMTKDAPEEIKIPVPWGHLSGKWWGPKNVEPIVALHGRQDNAGSFDTLIPLLPDDISVLCLDMSGHGLSSHYPKSQYYYAFWDGVILLRRIVKHFKWSKMKLLGHSLGGAVAFLYAATYPDDTEFVIALDMAGPTVGSVAKRVPATGTCIDKFLEYDTLNPENVPTYTYEDIIQIASNGYNGAVCKEGIVTLMKRGALPSYQPDQYYFARDPRLKVAYLGMLSMDLILAYAAQIKCAYLNIRATKGYVSDEPESYQTTLDVIKKNARRFEYHEVEGNHFVHLNNPERVAPIIIKFLRT
- the LOC143372668 gene encoding putative serine hydrolase isoform X2; this translates as MSAVDQSTAPTDRMTKDAPEEIKIPVPWGHLSGKWWGPMAQQPIVALHGWQDNAGTFERLIPLLPADVAILCIDLPGHGLSSHFYEGQFCYIYWESLLTLRRVQKYYKWNKMKLLGHSLGGAVAFLYAATYPDDTEFVIALDMAGPTVGSVAKRVPATGTCIDKFLEYDTLNPENVPTYTYEDIIQIASNGYNGAVCKEGIVTLMKRGALPSYQPDQYYFARDPRLKVAYLGMLSMDLILAYAAQIKCAYLNIRATKGYVSDEPESYQTTLDVIKKNARRFEYHEVEGNHFVHLNNPERVAPIIIKFLRT
- the LOC143372679 gene encoding uncharacterized protein LOC143372679, translated to MTSTVQLDDNHAAKVPSEQLRHDKHLEKCVTPIFHINSEESLTRNRKILKDLELAKARLRTYAAYTPTDRELQERAAEYRKRLRKYNRKYAPS